One window from the genome of Desulfobacterales bacterium encodes:
- a CDS encoding YebG family protein codes for MAVEVRYLVIRDGKEVGMYTSKKEADAHDKMLDIAENLVSFMEKAEHIDLKEEQMEELSIYFSQNREEVIQILKGMPSGRLLHDTAGEETKKPVPVKEKGPKKDK; via the coding sequence ATGGCAGTTGAAGTGCGCTACCTTGTTATCAGAGACGGGAAAGAGGTGGGAATGTACACAAGCAAAAAGGAAGCCGATGCGCATGACAAAATGCTCGATATCGCCGAAAATCTGGTCTCATTCATGGAAAAAGCGGAACATATCGATCTCAAGGAAGAACAGATGGAGGAGCTTTCCATTTACTTTTCCCAAAACAGAGAGGAAGTGATCCAAATTCTGAAAGGCATGCCCTCTGGCCGGCTATTGCATGACACGGCAGGGGAAGAAACCAAAAAACCTGTTCCGGTTAAAGAAAAAGGCCCCAAAAAAGATAAATGA
- the htpX gene encoding zinc metalloprotease HtpX, with translation MGNQFRVAFLLAVMTVVFILIGQLLGGSQGMVIAFFFAVAMNFFSYWFSDKIVLRMYRAQEATQQQAPDLYEMVRTLAMRAGLPMPKVYIIPQDTPNAFATGRNPEHAVVAVTEGLMKLMGRDEIMGVLAHELAHIKNRDILIGSIAATMAGAIMMLANMARWSAIFGGGRSDDEEGGLSGFGLIIMSIIAPLAAMLIQMAISRSREYLADATGAGIVGHPNGLADALEKLGAYSGRLPMNANPQTAHMFIVNPLSGKSLMSLFSTHPPLSERIARLRGGAPPAAISGPGRQRTNMAEQGRAFWDRLSK, from the coding sequence ATGGGAAACCAGTTCCGCGTCGCTTTTTTGCTGGCCGTCATGACGGTCGTGTTCATATTGATCGGACAGCTTCTCGGGGGCAGCCAGGGAATGGTCATCGCCTTTTTTTTTGCTGTTGCCATGAATTTTTTCAGCTACTGGTTTTCTGATAAAATCGTATTGAGAATGTATCGCGCCCAAGAGGCTACTCAGCAACAGGCGCCGGATCTCTATGAAATGGTCCGTACACTTGCCATGCGCGCCGGGCTTCCCATGCCCAAGGTATATATCATTCCGCAGGATACGCCCAACGCATTCGCCACCGGCAGAAATCCCGAGCACGCTGTCGTGGCGGTTACCGAAGGGTTGATGAAACTGATGGGACGGGATGAAATCATGGGGGTTCTGGCGCATGAGTTGGCTCATATCAAAAACAGGGACATTTTGATCGGCTCCATTGCCGCCACCATGGCGGGCGCCATCATGATGCTGGCCAATATGGCCAGGTGGTCCGCTATTTTCGGCGGCGGGCGAAGCGACGACGAGGAAGGCGGGTTGAGCGGTTTCGGTCTGATTATCATGTCGATTATCGCGCCGTTGGCGGCCATGCTCATTCAAATGGCCATCTCCAGATCCAGGGAGTACCTGGCCGATGCCACAGGGGCCGGCATCGTGGGGCATCCCAACGGATTGGCCGATGCGCTTGAGAAACTCGGCGCTTATTCAGGACGACTCCCCATGAATGCCAATCCTCAGACCGCCCATATGTTTATCGTCAACCCGCTGAGCGGAAAAAGCTTGATGAGCCTTTTTTCAACCCATCCTCCCCTTTCCGAGCGCATTGCCCGCCTTCGCGGCGGGGCGCCCCCCGCAGCGATATCAGGGCCCGGCCGGCAACGGACAAACATGGCGGAACAGGGCCGTGCCTTTTGGGACCGGTTGTCTAAATAA
- a CDS encoding YheU family protein — protein sequence MMIPFERIAAQVLDALIEEFVTREGTDSGYIGESLDRSVADVRQQLFRKEAYIVYEEKTKEWNIVSRSFLTTHLPNKV from the coding sequence ATGATGATCCCCTTTGAAAGGATTGCTGCGCAAGTGCTTGATGCGCTTATCGAAGAATTCGTTACTCGTGAAGGCACCGATTCCGGGTACATCGGCGAATCACTGGACCGCAGTGTTGCCGACGTCCGGCAACAGCTTTTCCGAAAAGAGGCTTACATTGTCTACGAGGAGAAGACCAAGGAATGGAATATCGTCTCCCGATCCTTCCTGACCACGCATTTACCCAATAAGGTGTAA
- a CDS encoding class I SAM-dependent RNA methyltransferase, with product MALDELRRLGATRVKAEYRGASFSADPAVLYGINYQSRLVTRVLAPLVSFTCDDRDDIYRAGKSVDWVKFLPVDGTFAIFSNVSGNDQITHSNFASLCLKDAVADYYTSRFGIRPNVEKLVPDMWVSLHVEKTRGLISVDTSGGSLHRRGYRQESVAAPMQEILAAAMVTLSGWRGERPLYDPMCGSGTLLCEAMMAYCRMPSGYLRKKFGFTRLPDFDRRLWDQVKRTADQAIRPLPPGLVAGSDVDRGAIRAAEKNRSLLPGGKEIKVIQRDFNDLNGLENNVILCNPPYGIRMQHPDDLGEFYKGMGDFLKQRCKGSSAFIFIGNREMIKRVGLKPSWKRPMKNAGLDGRLVKYELF from the coding sequence TTGGCACTCGATGAACTCAGGCGCCTGGGGGCGACCCGGGTGAAAGCCGAGTACCGCGGCGCCTCTTTTTCAGCGGATCCGGCTGTCCTTTACGGGATTAACTATCAGTCGCGGTTGGTGACGCGTGTCTTGGCGCCCCTCGTGTCATTTACCTGCGATGATCGGGATGATATTTACCGGGCCGGTAAATCCGTCGATTGGGTGAAGTTTTTACCGGTCGACGGAACCTTTGCCATCTTTTCAAATGTGTCCGGCAACGACCAAATCACGCATTCAAATTTTGCCTCTCTTTGCCTGAAGGATGCCGTGGCCGACTATTACACCAGCCGATTCGGCATTCGTCCGAATGTTGAAAAGTTGGTTCCGGATATGTGGGTGAGCCTTCATGTCGAAAAAACGCGCGGACTCATCAGTGTGGATACATCCGGTGGTTCCCTGCACCGGCGCGGATACCGGCAGGAGTCCGTAGCCGCGCCCATGCAGGAAATTTTGGCGGCCGCGATGGTGACCCTTTCCGGTTGGCGGGGAGAAAGACCGCTCTATGATCCCATGTGCGGTTCCGGAACGCTGTTATGTGAGGCCATGATGGCCTATTGTCGCATGCCCTCGGGATATCTGAGGAAAAAATTCGGATTTACGCGGTTGCCGGATTTTGACCGCCGCCTCTGGGACCAGGTCAAGAGAACGGCGGATCAAGCCATTCGCCCCCTGCCGCCGGGACTTGTGGCGGGCAGCGATGTGGATCGAGGCGCAATACGGGCTGCCGAAAAAAACAGGTCGCTGCTTCCCGGTGGAAAAGAAATTAAAGTTATTCAAAGGGATTTTAATGATCTGAATGGGCTTGAGAACAACGTGATTCTGTGTAACCCGCCTTACGGTATTCGAATGCAGCACCCTGATGATTTGGGTGAATTTTATAAAGGAATGGGCGATTTTTTAAAACAGCGCTGCAAGGGGTCGAGCGCCTTCATCTTCATTGGCAACCGGGAGATGATCAAGCGCGTCGGCCTGAAACCATCCTGGAAAAGGCCGATGAAAAACGCGGGCCTGGACGGAAGACTGGTTAAATATGAATTGTTTTAA
- a CDS encoding peptidylprolyl isomerase: protein MAIVANGLFVQVNYRGTLEGGHVFDTSEGQAPIEVLIGEGQLIKGFEDALIGMTENEKKTITLAPEEAYGLRDESQQHIVPRSVVPAEFIPLVDQTVGLTTPDGRQIPATIIEVTDEQITLDLNHPLAGESLTFEIEVVGITKAPTQPPVGCGCGSSNPATGGCGCDGDCSSDCGC from the coding sequence ATGGCAATAGTGGCAAACGGTTTGTTTGTACAAGTCAACTACAGGGGAACGCTTGAGGGCGGGCATGTGTTTGATACCAGCGAGGGACAGGCCCCGATTGAAGTCCTGATCGGTGAAGGGCAACTGATAAAGGGCTTTGAGGATGCGCTGATAGGAATGACCGAAAATGAAAAAAAGACCATCACGTTAGCACCGGAAGAGGCTTATGGGCTTCGGGATGAAAGCCAGCAGCACATCGTTCCAAGATCGGTTGTCCCTGCTGAATTTATCCCTTTGGTCGATCAAACCGTCGGGCTGACCACGCCGGACGGACGACAAATCCCCGCAACCATCATCGAAGTGACCGACGAGCAAATCACGCTTGATCTGAATCATCCGCTTGCGGGTGAATCCCTGACCTTTGAAATTGAAGTGGTCGGGATCACGAAAGCGCCCACCCAGCCCCCCGTTGGATGCGGATGCGGATCTTCCAACCCCGCCACCGGCGGGTGTGGATGTGACGGGGATTGCTCAAGCGATTGCGGGTGTTAA